Within Halococcus sediminicola, the genomic segment TCCTCGTTTTTCGCCGCGACGAGCAGACTGATCGTCACCTCGTCGAGACCGTCGCCGTCGCCGCGGGCGGTTTCGAGCGAGGCGAGCACGGCGTCGAAGTCCTCGCGCATGGCGGGATCGAACGCCTCGGCCATCGTCTCGCGCACCCGCGACATCGGCGGGGTTCTGAGGCTGTAGTCCGGACTCTCCGCCCAGCGCTCGTCGTACTGCTCGCGGGCACTCTCGACGAACGCCTCGTCGTCGGTCCCGAGGGCGGCCACCCGCTGGTCGGCCGTGACGAGCGAGACGACCGTCTCCCCGGTGACGATCACAGGACCGGTGCCGGCGTCCTCGGTCGTGCGCAGCGAGAGCGTGCCGTCGGCGACGAGGTCGGCGGCCATGCTGGCGACGAGGAAGTCGTCGAGAACGGTCTTGAGCGTGTCGTCGAACGCGAGCAGTCGAACCGTCGGCGGGCTGTCGAGGTCCGCGAGCACCGCGACCAGCCGCTCGACCGACGTCGCCGCAGGAACGACGACGAGCGCCTCGTCGGGCGCGTCCGCGAACACGGTGCGGTAGATTTCGGCGACGTCCGTTTCGATTCGGTTCGAGAAACTCATCGTAGCTAAACGGAGGTTCCCTGTCTATTTAATTTTACTGGCCGAGAGGACCTGAAACGCATAAAATCGAAAGAATTAGGCAACATATCGGACGATCGTTCGGGCAGGACGCCTTACACCCCGTGGTCGGAGAGCAGCAATCACCCCGTCACTGGGAAGCCAGTCTTGCCCACGTTTCCACGAACCACGATGACGAATGGGTGTTGCTCGTCCTCAACCCTTAGAAACGTGAGTTCCCGAGCGATCGTCGTCGGATCCGCCGGAAAGTTGCCTTGAACCATTCTGACCACGTGCGTTACTATATGAAATATTACGGTATATTCATGCGTCATCGGGGCCCTCTCA encodes:
- the tbsP gene encoding transcriptional regulator TbsP; protein product: MSFSNRIETDVAEIYRTVFADAPDEALVVVPAATSVERLVAVLADLDSPPTVRLLAFDDTLKTVLDDFLVASMAADLVADGTLSLRTTEDAGTGPVIVTGETVVSLVTADQRVAALGTDDEAFVESAREQYDERWAESPDYSLRTPPMSRVRETMAEAFDPAMREDFDAVLASLETARGDGDGLDEVTISLLVAAKNEELLYDISKWGEDTGVASKATFSRTKTRLEEMGLLDTTKVPIDVGRPRLRLLLGDERLAEADAGELAAVASSLVSTNAA